One window from the genome of Cucumis melo cultivar AY chromosome 10, USDA_Cmelo_AY_1.0, whole genome shotgun sequence encodes:
- the LOC103488938 gene encoding ultraviolet-B receptor UVR8 isoform X1 codes for MDATTSETAALQFHSIPDQSVSTIVTSATSTFPQPKRHCFGESDPGEFPLAANPSIVLHVLTACNLDPQDLAKLEATCSFFRQPANFAPDYELSISELAALDMCRKRAIFKPMTPEQHQALKQRCGGSWKLVLRFLVAGESCCRREKSMAIAGPGHSIAVTSKGAVYSFGSNSSGQLGHGTTEEQSPPRLVRSLQGIRIIQAAVGGGRTMLISDAGHVYAFGKDSFGEAEYGAQGAQVVTTPKLVESLKDIFVVQAAIGNFFTAILSREGTVYTFSWGTDSRLGHHTEPNDLEPRPLKGALENIPVVQIAAGYCYLLALACHPSGMSVYSVGCGLGGKLGHGSRTDEKHPRLIEQFQLLNLQPVVVAAGAWHAAVVGRDGRVCTWGWGRYGCLGHGNEECESSPKVVEALINVKAVHVATGDYTTFVVSDDGDVYSFGCGESASLGHNVVVPEEQGNRQPHVLSPELVRSLKQINERVVQISLTNSIYWNAHTFALTESGKLYAFGAGDKGQLGVELANQTERGNPERVDIDLN; via the exons ATGGATGCCACAACGAGCGAAACGGCGGCGCTACAGTTCCATAGCATTCCTGATCAATCAGTTTCTACTATTGTCACCAGTGCAACATCGACATTCCCACAACCGAAACGACATTGTTTTGGGGAATCTGACCCAGGTGAATTCCCCTTAGCCGCCAATCCCTCCATTGTTCTTCATGTATTGACGGCTTGTAACTTGGATCCTCAGGACCTTGCAAAGTTAGAG GCAACATGTTCATTCTTTAGACAGCCTGCAAACTTTGCTCCTGACTATGAATTGTCGATTTCGGAGCTTGCTGCATTAGATATGTGCCGAAAGAGAGCCATATTCAAACCTATGACACCAGAACAGCATCAAGCATTGAAGCAAAGATGTGGTGGCTCCTGGAAACTGGTATTGAGGTTTTTAGTGGCTGGAGAATCATGTTGCCGAAGGGAAAAATCCATGGCAATTGCTGGACCCGGCCACAGCATTGCGGTCACTTCAAAAGGAGCTGTTTACTCTTTTGGATCCAACAGCTCTGGACAGCTTGGACATGGTACAACTGAAGAGCAATCACCCCCTCGCCTTGTCAG ATCTCTGCAAGGAATTCGAATAATTCAAGCAGCAGTAGGGGGTGGGAGGACAATGTTAATCAGCGACGCCGGCCATGTTTATGCATTTGGCAAGGATTCATTTGGTGAAGCTGAGTATGGAGCTCAAGGAGCTCAAGTTGTTACTACACCAAAGTTGGTTGAATCCCTGAAGGATATATTCGTGGTGCAAGCTGCAATTGGAAATTTCTTTACTGCTATATTATCAAGAGAAGGTACTGTGTACACATTTTCTTGGGGGACTGACAGTAGGCTCGGTCATCATACCGAACCAAATGACTTGGAACCCCGACCCCTGAAAGGAGCATTAGAAAACATTCCAGTTGTTCAAATTGCTGCTGGATATTGCTATCTTCTCGCTCTAGCTTGTCATCCTAGTGGCAT GTCAGTATACTCAGTTGGATGTGGACTGGGTGGAAAGCTTGGTCATGGTTCAAGGACCGATGAGAAACACCCACGACTTATTGAACAATTTCAGCTCCTGAATCTCCAGCCAGTCGTGGTTGCTGCTGGTGCTTGGCATGCAGCTGTTGTAGGTCGTGACGGCCGAGTTTGTACGTGGGGTTGGGGTAGATATGGGTGCCTGGGTCATGGGAATGAGGAATGTGAGTCTTCCCCTAAGGTGGTGGAAGCATTAATCAATGTCAAGGCTGTTCATGTTGCTACAGGAGATTATACAACATTCGTAGTATCTGATGATGGTGACGTGTATTCTTTCGGTTGTGGAGAATCAGCTAGTCTCGGGCATAACGTTGTCGTTCCCGAGGAACAG GGGAATCGACAACCGCACGTTTTAAGCCCAGAACTAGTCAGGTCCCTGAAGCAAATTAACGAACGGGTAGTTCAGATTAGCCTCACTAATTCAATTTACTGGAATGCACACACCTTTGCATTGACAGAGTCGGGTAAGTTGTATGCATTTGGCGCTGGAGACAAAGGACAGCTCGGGGTTGAACTTGCGAATCAAACCGAAAGGGGAAATCCAGAGCGAGTTGACATTGATCTAAATTaa
- the LOC103488938 gene encoding ultraviolet-B receptor UVR8 isoform X2 — MCRKRAIFKPMTPEQHQALKQRCGGSWKLVLRFLVAGESCCRREKSMAIAGPGHSIAVTSKGAVYSFGSNSSGQLGHGTTEEQSPPRLVRSLQGIRIIQAAVGGGRTMLISDAGHVYAFGKDSFGEAEYGAQGAQVVTTPKLVESLKDIFVVQAAIGNFFTAILSREGTVYTFSWGTDSRLGHHTEPNDLEPRPLKGALENIPVVQIAAGYCYLLALACHPSGMSVYSVGCGLGGKLGHGSRTDEKHPRLIEQFQLLNLQPVVVAAGAWHAAVVGRDGRVCTWGWGRYGCLGHGNEECESSPKVVEALINVKAVHVATGDYTTFVVSDDGDVYSFGCGESASLGHNVVVPEEQGNRQPHVLSPELVRSLKQINERVVQISLTNSIYWNAHTFALTESGKLYAFGAGDKGQLGVELANQTERGNPERVDIDLN, encoded by the exons ATGTGCCGAAAGAGAGCCATATTCAAACCTATGACACCAGAACAGCATCAAGCATTGAAGCAAAGATGTGGTGGCTCCTGGAAACTGGTATTGAGGTTTTTAGTGGCTGGAGAATCATGTTGCCGAAGGGAAAAATCCATGGCAATTGCTGGACCCGGCCACAGCATTGCGGTCACTTCAAAAGGAGCTGTTTACTCTTTTGGATCCAACAGCTCTGGACAGCTTGGACATGGTACAACTGAAGAGCAATCACCCCCTCGCCTTGTCAG ATCTCTGCAAGGAATTCGAATAATTCAAGCAGCAGTAGGGGGTGGGAGGACAATGTTAATCAGCGACGCCGGCCATGTTTATGCATTTGGCAAGGATTCATTTGGTGAAGCTGAGTATGGAGCTCAAGGAGCTCAAGTTGTTACTACACCAAAGTTGGTTGAATCCCTGAAGGATATATTCGTGGTGCAAGCTGCAATTGGAAATTTCTTTACTGCTATATTATCAAGAGAAGGTACTGTGTACACATTTTCTTGGGGGACTGACAGTAGGCTCGGTCATCATACCGAACCAAATGACTTGGAACCCCGACCCCTGAAAGGAGCATTAGAAAACATTCCAGTTGTTCAAATTGCTGCTGGATATTGCTATCTTCTCGCTCTAGCTTGTCATCCTAGTGGCAT GTCAGTATACTCAGTTGGATGTGGACTGGGTGGAAAGCTTGGTCATGGTTCAAGGACCGATGAGAAACACCCACGACTTATTGAACAATTTCAGCTCCTGAATCTCCAGCCAGTCGTGGTTGCTGCTGGTGCTTGGCATGCAGCTGTTGTAGGTCGTGACGGCCGAGTTTGTACGTGGGGTTGGGGTAGATATGGGTGCCTGGGTCATGGGAATGAGGAATGTGAGTCTTCCCCTAAGGTGGTGGAAGCATTAATCAATGTCAAGGCTGTTCATGTTGCTACAGGAGATTATACAACATTCGTAGTATCTGATGATGGTGACGTGTATTCTTTCGGTTGTGGAGAATCAGCTAGTCTCGGGCATAACGTTGTCGTTCCCGAGGAACAG GGGAATCGACAACCGCACGTTTTAAGCCCAGAACTAGTCAGGTCCCTGAAGCAAATTAACGAACGGGTAGTTCAGATTAGCCTCACTAATTCAATTTACTGGAATGCACACACCTTTGCATTGACAGAGTCGGGTAAGTTGTATGCATTTGGCGCTGGAGACAAAGGACAGCTCGGGGTTGAACTTGCGAATCAAACCGAAAGGGGAAATCCAGAGCGAGTTGACATTGATCTAAATTaa
- the LOC103488936 gene encoding photosystem II core complex proteins psbY, chloroplastic-like, giving the protein MAATMATMAILNAKCFTPINKTPVLLPSKPTKPISLPFPIPTKPSLAGTAIAGAIFSTLSSGDAAFAAQQIADLAEGDNRGLALLLPLIPAVAWVLFNILQPALNQINRMRTEKAVIVGLGLGGLLASGLVGTPEAMAAEASNDSRGQLLLIVVAPAIAWVLYNILQPALNQLNRMRSE; this is encoded by the coding sequence ATGGCGGCAACAATGGCGACCATGGCTATCCTCAACGCCAAATGCTTCACCCCCATTAATAAAACCCCAGTACTTCTCCCTTCAAAACCCACCAAACCCATCTCCCTCCCTTTCCCTATCCCAACCAAACCTTCCCTCGCCGGTACCGCCATCGCCGGAGCAATCTTCTCAACACTGAGCTCCGGAGACGCTGCTTTCGCTGCCCAACAGATCGCCGATTTAGCCGAAGGCGACAACCGGGGACTGGCCCTTTTGCTGCCGCTCATCCCGGCGGTGGCTTGGGTTCTGTTCAACATTCTTCAGCCGGCGTTGAATCAGATTAATCGGATGCGTACGGAGAAGGCGGTGATTGTTGGGTTGGGTCTGGGTGGGTTACTGGCATCGGGGCTGGTGGGGACGCCGGAGGCTATGGCCGCGGAGGCTTCGAACGACTCGCGAGGACAGTTGCTGTTGATTGTGGTGGCGCCGGCGATTGCTTGGGTTTTGTATAATATTTTACAACCGGCGTTGAACCAGCTGAACCGGATGAGATCGGAGTGA
- the LOC103488937 gene encoding uncharacterized protein LOC103488937: MKPSQSKPLIISKYFVLSLFFSLPFLLLLSLRPYYHRFSSPPTNIPTPDLKIRPGYTSYEHYIKKQLNKTLDPKLRKIWTTRDWDRKIQVFSRFFDGLKREGLISTESKALCIGARVGQEVEALKKIGVSDSIGMDLVPYPPLVVEGDFHNQPFGNNSFDFEFSNVFDHALYPERFVAEIERTLKPGGICVLHVALSRQTDKYSANDLYSVKPLEALFRRSMVVRIGKIDGFGLDTEIVFRKTANTIQRS; encoded by the coding sequence atgaaaccTTCTCAATCAAAACCCCTCATTATATCCAAATACTTCGTGTTAtccctcttcttctccctcccTTTTCTCCTCCTCCTCTCTCTCCGCCCTTACTACCACCGCTTCTCCTCCCCCCCCACCAACATTCCCACCCCTGATTTAAAGATCCGACCCGGCTACACTTCCTACGAACATTACATCAAGAAGCAACTCAACAAAACCCTAGACCCCAAGCTCCGCAAGATATGGACCACCCGAGATTGGGATCGCAAAATCCAAGTCTTCTCCAGATTCTTCGACGGTTTAAAACGGGAAGGCCTAATCTCCACGGAATCCAAAGCCCTGTGTATCGGAGCAAGGGTCGGGCAAGAGGTGGAGGCGTTGAAGAAGATTGGAGTCTCGGATTCCATCGGAATGGATCTGGTTCCTTACCCGCCGTTGGTGGTTGAAGGTGATTTTCATAATCAGCCGTTTGGGAACAATAGTTTTGATTTCGAATTCTCTAATGTCTTCGATCACGCGCTGTACCCGGAGCGGTTCGTGGCGGAGATCGAACGGACGTTGAAGCCCGGCGGGATCTGTGTGTTGCACGTGGCGTTATCGCGACAGACGGACAAATACTCCGCCAATGACCTTTACAGTGTGAAGCCGTTGGAGGCCTTGTTTCGGAGATCGATGGTGGTTCGCATTGGGAAGATCGACGGCTTCGGATTGGACACGGAGATTGTTTTCAGAAAAACGGCAAACACCATCCAACGGTCTTGA
- the LOC103504480 gene encoding glutamate--glyoxylate aminotransferase 2-like, which produces MSRKALDYDSINENVKKAQYAVRGELYLRASELQKEGKRIIFTNVGNPHALGQKPLTFPRQVVALCQAPFLLEDPNVGLIFPADAIARAKHYLSLTPGGLGAYSDSRGIPAIRKEVADFIGRRDGYPSDPELIYLTDGASKGVMQILNTIIRGAGDGILVPVPQYPLYSAAIALFGGSLVPYYLEETANWGLDVNDLRQSVAQARSKGITVRAMVIINPGNPTGQCLSEANLREILNFCFQENLVLLGDEVYQQNVYQDERPFISSKKVLLDMGPPISKELQLISFHTVSKGYWGECGQRGGYFEMTNIPPRTVDEIYKVASISLSPNVPAQIFMGLMVNPPKPGDISYDQFIRESKGILESLRRRARIMTDGFNSCRNVICNFTEGAMYSFPQIRLPPKAIEAAKKLGKVPDVFYCLKLLEATGISTVPGSGFGQKEGVFHLRTTILPAEEDMPEIMASFKKFNDSFMEEYEDHRDYSRT; this is translated from the exons ATGTCACGCAAGGCACTAGACTATGACTCGATTAATGAAAACGTGAAAAAAGCTCAGTATGCTGTCAGAGGAGAACTATATCTGCGAGCTTCTGAGCTTCAGAAGGAAGGAAAAAGG ATTATTTTCACAAATGTTGGGAATCCTCATGCTCTTGGACAGAAGCCATTGACTTTTCCACGTCAG GTTGTCGCTCTTTGCCAAGCTCCCTTTCTGTTAGAAGATCCTAATGTAGGATTAATATTTCCTGCTGATGCTATTGCAAGAGCCAAACATTACCTCTCACTGACTCCAGGAGGCCTAG GTGCTTACAGCGATTCCCGAGGAATTCCTGCAATTAGGAAGGAAGTAGCAGACTTTATAGGAAGGCGAGATGGCTATCCAAG CGATCCAGAACTCATATACCTCACTGATGGTGCTAGTAAAGGTGTTATGCAGATTTTGAATACTATTATCCGCGGTGCAGGGGATGGG ATTCTGGTCCCGGTTCCACAATACCCTCTTTACTCAGCCGCAATTGCACTGTTCGGGGGTTCCCTTGTTCCGTACTACCTAGAAGAGACTGCAAATTGGGGTCTAGATGTTAACGACCTTCGCCAATCCGTTGCTCAGGCTCGCTCCAAGGGAATTACT GTAAGAGCTATGGTGATCATAAATCCTGGGAACCCAACTGGTCAATGCCTTAGTGAAGCAAATCTGAGAGAGATACTAAACTTCTGTTTCCAAGAAAACTTGGTTTTGCTCGGAGATGAGGTTTATCAGCAAAATGTATACCAAGATGAACGCCCCTTCATTAGTTCTAAAAAG GTATTACTGGATATGGGCCCACCCATCAGCAAGGAACTGCAACTTATTTCTTTCCATACTGTGTCGAAAGGATATTGGGGAGAATGTGGACAGCGAGGTGGATACTTTGAGATGACCAACATTCCTCCAAGG ACGGTCGATGAAATTTATAAGGTTGCATCGATATCACTCAGCCCAAACGTTCCTGCTCAGATATTT ATGGGGTTGATGGTCAACCCACCTAAGCCTGGTGACATTTCATATGATCAGTTTATTAGGGAAAG CAAGGGGATCCTTGAATCTCTGAGGAGAAGAGCAAGAATAATGACTGATGGATTCAATAGCTGCAGAAATGTGATCTGCAATTTCACAGAAG GTGCCATGTATTCTTTCCCACAAATTCGCCTCCCGCCCAAAGCCATTGAGGCTGCTAAAAAGTTAGGAAAAGTGCCTGATGTTTTCTACTGTCTCAAGCTCTTGGAAGCCACTGGAATCTCCACTGTTCCAGGTTCAGGCTTTGGGCAGAAAGAAGG GGTGTTCCATTTGAGGACAACCATCTTGCCTGCTGAGGAAGACATGCCTGAAATCATGGCAAGTTTCAAGAAGTTCAACGATTCATTCATGGAGGAATATGAAGACCATAGGGATTATTCAAGAACGTGA
- the LOC103489544 gene encoding glutamate--glyoxylate aminotransferase 2-like, protein MSQKALDYESINETVKKAQYAVRGELYLRASELQKEGKKIIFTNVGNPHALGQKPLTFPRQVVALCQAPFLLEDPNVGLIFPADAIARAKSYLSLIPGGLGAYSDSRGIPAIRKEVADFIGRRDGYPSDPELIYLTDGASKGVMQILNTIIRGEGDGILVPVPQYPLYSATIALFGGSLVPYYLEETANWGLDINDLRQSVAQARSKGINVRAMVIINPGNPTGQCLSEANLREILNFCFQENLVLLGDEVYQQNVYQDERPFISSRKVLRDMGPPISNELQLISFHTVSKGYWGECGQRGGYFEMTNIPPRTVDEIYKVASISLSPNVLAQIFMGLMVNPPKPDDFSYDQYISERVFHLRTTILPAEEDMPEIMASFKKFNDGFMEEYGA, encoded by the exons ATGTCACAAAAGGCACTAGACTATGAGTCAATTAATGAAACTGTGAAGAAGGCTCAGTATGCTGTTAGAGGAGAACTATATCTGCGAGCTTCGGAGCTtcagaaagaaggaaaaaag ATTATTTTCACAAATGTCGGAAATCCTCATGCTCTTGGACAGAAGCCATTGACTTTTCCACGTCAG GTTGTTGCTCTTTGCCAAGCTCCCTTTTTGTTGGAAGATCCTAATGTAGGATTAATATTTCCTGCTGATGCTATTGCACGAGCCAAAAGTTACCTCTCCTTGATTCCGGGAGGCCTAG GTGCTTACAGCGATTCCCGAGGAATTCCTGCAATCAGGAAGGAAGTAGCAGACTTTATAGGAAGGCGAGATGGCTATCCAAG TGATCCAGAACTCATATACCTCACTGATGGCGCTAGTAAGGGTGTAATGCAGATATTGAACACTATTATCCGTGGTGAAGGGGATGGG ATTTTGGTCCCGGTTCCGCAATACCCTCTTTACTCAGCTACTATTGCACTCTTTGGGGGCTCTCTTGTTCCATACTACCTAGAAGAGACTGCAAATTGGGGTCTTGACATTAATGATCTTCGCCAGTCAGTCGCGCAGGCTCGCTCCAAAGGAATTAAT GTAAGAGCTATGGTGATTATAAATCCTGGCAACCCCACTGGCCAATGCCTTAGTGAAGCAAATCTGAGAGAGATTCTGAACTTCTGTTTCCAAGAGAATTTGGTCTTACTCGGAGATGAGGTGTATCAGCAAAATGTATACCAAGACGAACGCCCTTTCATTAGTTCTAGAAAG GTATTACGAGATATGGGTCCACCTATTAGCAATGAGCTGCAGCTTATTTCTTTTCACACCGTGTCAAAAGGATATTGGGGAGAATGTGGACAACGTGGGGGATACTTTGAGATGACCAACATTCCTCCAAGG ACGGTTGATGAAATATATAAAGTTGCTTCTATATCACTCAGCCCAAACGTTCTTGCCCAGATATTT ATGGGTTTGATGGTCAATCCTCCCAAGCCCGATGATTTTTCATATGATCAGTATATTAGCGAAAG GGTGTTCCATTTGAGGACAACAATCTTACCAGCTGAGGAAGACATGCCTGAAATCATGGCAAGTTTCAAGAAGTTCAACGATGGATTCATGGAGGAATATGGGGCATAG
- the LOC103488933 gene encoding small heat shock protein, chloroplastic-like yields the protein MAQAVSNLTRFVSFTPTKAASNDPKKFVRRSNVKAVAGDGRDNLDHLQRTIGKEKQTTQPPKKRVAPVAPIGLWDRFPTARTVQQMMETMERIMDDPFAYSGAWPSPPFTSEGAGYSRGRTPWEIKEGENEYKMRFDMPGMTKNDVKVWVEEKMLVVKAEKVKKAGEENGKVEEEEGDWSAKSYGKYSSRIALPENVQFEQIKAEVKDGVLYITIPKAMATSKIVDINVQ from the exons ATGGCTCAAGCAGTATCAAATCTTACTCGATTCGTCTCCTTTACCCCTACCAAAGCCGCCTCCAATGATCCCAAGAAGTTTGTTCGTAGAAGTAACGTCAAAGCCGTGGCAGGGGATGGCAGAGATAATCTCGATCACTTACAGAGAACTATTGGAAAGGAAAAACAAACAACTCAGCCACCGAAGAAACGAGTAGCTCCTGTTGCTCCAATTG GGCTTTGGGATCGATTTCCGACGGCGAGAACGGTACAGCAAATGATGGAGACAATGGAGAGGATAATGGATGATCCTTTTGCTTACTCGGGAGCATGGCCATCGCCTCCATTTACCAGCGAAGGAGCTGGGTACAGTAGGGGAAGAACTCCATGGGAGATCAAGGAAGGGGAAAATGAGTATAAGATGAGGTTTGACATGCCGGGTATGACGAAGAACGATGTGAAGGTGTGGGTGGAGGAGAAGATGTTGGTTGTGAAGGCTGAGAAGGTGAAGAAGGCTGGTGAAGAAAATggaaaggttgaagaagaagaaggagattGGTCTGCTAAAAGCTATGGAAAATATAGTAGCAGAATTGCTTTGCCTGAGAATGTTCAATTTGAGCAGATTAAGGCAGAGGTAAAGGATGGGGTTTTGTACATAACAATACCAAAGGCTATGGCTACAAGTAAAATTGTGGACATTAATGTCCAGTGA
- the LOC103488931 gene encoding E3 ubiquitin-protein ligase AIRP2-like isoform X1 gives MWPEQPKRNSFKESLKAVEADIRHANTLAAMLPREYGGFCIQMRLHYSPFAPFLLHWIEWMDFNCTDPVPSFLGLFHILLYKVYVDGKPLVSPRERKATLKEFYAVIYPSLRQLQSGRVDSKEETSPRKITEDEQKLSNEDLQRDEECGICMENCRDVVLPNCGHSMCLNCFKDWSARSRSCPFCRNCLNRLSTRDLWILTSDTEIIDSETLAKENLLHFYLYTESLPLFQPDMNIFIPDYML, from the exons ATGTGGCCAGAACAACCCAAAAGGAATTCATTTAAAGAATCTCTTAAAGCTGTCGAAGCTGATATAAGACATGCAAATACATT GGCCGCTATGCTACCGAGAGAATATGGTGGGTTTTGTATTCAGATGAGATTGCATTACAGCCCATTTGCTCCGTTTCTTCTTCATTGGATTGAATGGATGGATTTCAATTGCACAGATCCAGTTCCAAGTTTCttgggccttttccacatactCTTGTACAAG GTATACGTCGATGGAAAACCGTTGGTGTCGCCAAGAGAAAGAAAAGCCACCCTCAAGGAGTTCTATG CTGTAATATACCCTTCACTCAGGCAACTTCAAAGTGGGCGTGTTGATTCAAAAGAAGAGACTTCGCCTAGGAAGATAACAGAGGATGAACAAAAGCTATCTAATGAAGATCTTCAGAGGGATGAAGAGTGTGGGATATGCATGGAGAACTGTAGAGATGTCGTCTTGCCAAATTGTGGTCATTCGATGTGCCTCAACTGCTTTAAAGACTG GAGTGCGAGATCACGTTCCTGTCCATTCTGTCGTAACTGTCTAAATAGGTTGAGCACCAGGGATCTATGGATTCTTACAAGCGATACTGAAATCATCGACTCCGAAACTCTTGCCAAGGAAAATTTATTACATTTCTACCTTTACACCGAAAGCCTCCCACTATTTCAACCAGACATGAATATTTTTATACCAGATTATATGTTGTGA
- the LOC103488931 gene encoding E3 ubiquitin-protein ligase AIRP2-like isoform X2, whose protein sequence is MLPREYGGFCIQMRLHYSPFAPFLLHWIEWMDFNCTDPVPSFLGLFHILLYKVYVDGKPLVSPRERKATLKEFYGPYFSPNFFFSRIEQIGSKLFTIETMAAVIYPSLRQLQSGRVDSKEETSPRKITEDEQKLSNEDLQRDEECGICMENCRDVVLPNCGHSMCLNCFKDWSARSRSCPFCRNCLNRLSTRDLWILTSDTEIIDSETLAKENLLHFYLYTESLPLFQPDMNIFIPDYML, encoded by the exons ATGCTACCGAGAGAATATGGTGGGTTTTGTATTCAGATGAGATTGCATTACAGCCCATTTGCTCCGTTTCTTCTTCATTGGATTGAATGGATGGATTTCAATTGCACAGATCCAGTTCCAAGTTTCttgggccttttccacatactCTTGTACAAG GTATACGTCGATGGAAAACCGTTGGTGTCGCCAAGAGAAAGAAAAGCCACCCTCAAGGAGTTCTATGGTCCGTACTTCTCTCCTAACTTCTTCTTTTCCAGAATCGAGCAGATTGGTTCAAAATTATTTACTATCGAAACCATGGCAGCTGTAATATACCCTTCACTCAGGCAACTTCAAAGTGGGCGTGTTGATTCAAAAGAAGAGACTTCGCCTAGGAAGATAACAGAGGATGAACAAAAGCTATCTAATGAAGATCTTCAGAGGGATGAAGAGTGTGGGATATGCATGGAGAACTGTAGAGATGTCGTCTTGCCAAATTGTGGTCATTCGATGTGCCTCAACTGCTTTAAAGACTG GAGTGCGAGATCACGTTCCTGTCCATTCTGTCGTAACTGTCTAAATAGGTTGAGCACCAGGGATCTATGGATTCTTACAAGCGATACTGAAATCATCGACTCCGAAACTCTTGCCAAGGAAAATTTATTACATTTCTACCTTTACACCGAAAGCCTCCCACTATTTCAACCAGACATGAATATTTTTATACCAGATTATATGTTGTGA